In Candidatus Methanosphaera massiliense, the following are encoded in one genomic region:
- a CDS encoding 4Fe-4S binding protein: MYITTANCNGSGKCVDACPTDAIKLVDGKAVSCITCGKCERVCPNKAIFKNQYGGYVVDRTKCNLCGMCINVCPVDMIKVEDGKIMGLCSMCGKCVPACPNNAKMAPPKRPVKMEKDMVNRINIGTNHEDCIECGRCAYFCPSNSIKFSYIEPGVCTKCDLCIDVCPRNAIGPIEEGGQYEIDMRKCAVCYKCLIECPNDAIVAKHLELKIQHPEYDVENDTKMISCIECKLCADACPTDGLQVINKRLRYDVDYCSLGNNENGVEHCAEDFEHAPCVTACPQGILEFVPDSKITLEGLCVECSLCVKECKYGARKFANTTWDGEIASRCIKCGICVEVCPKDALTLEDGQVKVNFDKCVLCEKCAMYCPVGAIQKTTPLKMRIADGYSMLDNNLCINCELCVDACVFKAITRDEEGNLQINQDRCIYCGACKTACPARAIKIQREFEATI; this comes from the coding sequence ATGTATATAACAACAGCAAATTGTAATGGCTCAGGAAAATGTGTAGATGCTTGCCCTACTGATGCTATAAAATTAGTCGATGGGAAAGCAGTTAGTTGTATAACCTGTGGTAAATGTGAAAGAGTATGTCCAAACAAAGCCATATTCAAAAACCAATATGGTGGTTATGTAGTAGACAGGACTAAATGTAATCTCTGTGGTATGTGTATCAATGTATGCCCAGTAGATATGATTAAAGTAGAAGATGGAAAAATCATGGGTTTATGTTCTATGTGTGGAAAATGTGTACCAGCATGTCCAAACAATGCAAAAATGGCACCACCTAAAAGACCTGTTAAAATGGAAAAAGACATGGTTAATAGGATTAACATAGGAACAAACCATGAGGATTGTATAGAGTGTGGAAGATGTGCATACTTCTGTCCATCAAATTCAATTAAATTCTCATATATAGAACCAGGCGTCTGTACAAAATGTGATTTATGTATAGATGTTTGTCCAAGAAATGCAATTGGACCAATAGAGGAAGGGGGACAATATGAAATAGACATGCGTAAATGTGCAGTATGTTATAAATGTTTAATTGAGTGTCCTAACGATGCAATTGTAGCAAAACATTTAGAACTTAAAATACAACATCCAGAATATGATGTTGAAAATGACACAAAAATGATTTCATGTATTGAATGTAAATTATGTGCAGATGCATGTCCAACAGATGGACTACAAGTAATTAACAAAAGATTAAGATACGACGTTGATTACTGTTCACTAGGAAATAATGAAAATGGTGTAGAACATTGTGCAGAAGACTTTGAACACGCACCATGTGTAACTGCATGTCCACAAGGAATACTTGAATTTGTACCTGATTCCAAGATTACACTTGAAGGATTATGTGTAGAATGTAGTTTATGTGTAAAAGAATGTAAATACGGTGCACGTAAATTCGCTAACACAACATGGGATGGAGAAATCGCTTCAAGATGTATTAAATGTGGAATATGTGTAGAAGTTTGTCCAAAAGATGCATTAACACTTGAAGATGGCCAAGTAAAGGTTAACTTTGATAAATGTGTACTTTGTGAAAAATGTGCAATGTATTGTCCAGTAGGAGCAATACAAAAAACAACACCACTCAAAATGAGAATTGCAGACGGATATTCAATGCTCGACAACAATTTATGTATAAACTGTGAATTATGTGTTGATGCATGTGTATTTAAAGCAATAACTCGTGATGAGGAAGGTAACTTACAAATAAACCAAGACAGATGTATCTACTGTGGTGCCTGTAAAACTGCATGTCCTGCAAGAGCAATAAAAATACAAAGAGAATTCGAGGCAACAATATGA
- a CDS encoding 4Fe-4S dicluster domain-containing protein, translating into MSIVKIFVNGIYTNLKRIIFGSECRTDLQLRQDVLNGNVKPAPKVAEAECIGCGGCSNVCPTKAIVMVPVEPEEIAEGILKTAVPEIDEIKCVHCYYCHDFCPVFGLFGVAATIHPNHIGNKCDKDVTSMLLDPSEVSEKNIQYIAQYLTDDSIIQKNRELKEKAQKEAEEKAAQNNAELEG; encoded by the coding sequence ATGAGTATAGTAAAAATATTTGTCAATGGAATCTACACTAACCTCAAAAGAATTATCTTTGGAAGTGAATGTAGAACTGATTTACAATTACGTCAAGATGTTTTAAATGGTAATGTAAAACCAGCACCTAAAGTTGCAGAAGCTGAATGTATTGGATGTGGAGGATGTTCTAACGTATGTCCTACAAAAGCTATTGTAATGGTACCAGTAGAACCAGAAGAAATAGCAGAAGGAATACTAAAAACAGCAGTACCAGAAATAGATGAAATCAAATGTGTACACTGTTACTACTGTCATGATTTCTGTCCAGTATTTGGATTATTTGGAGTAGCAGCTACAATACATCCAAACCACATTGGAAACAAATGTGATAAAGATGTAACAAGTATGCTTTTAGATCCAAGTGAAGTATCTGAGAAAAATATTCAATACATAGCTCAATACTTAACTGATGATTCAATCATTCAGAAAAATAGGGAATTAAAAGAAAAAGCACAAAAAGAAGCTGAAGAAAAAGCAGCTCAAAATAATGCAGAATTAGAGGGATAA
- a CDS encoding EhbH gives MKASIRSVALAVALLAFSAIFLNSMYQFSYMIFPGINYIYQGVGVSIAPNLVTNIVFDFRGFDTLGESLILVSAVVTTMLVFGRGKVNLGGKDDE, from the coding sequence ATGAAAGCATCAATTAGAAGTGTAGCACTTGCTGTAGCATTACTTGCTTTCTCAGCAATATTCTTAAATTCAATGTATCAATTCAGTTACATGATTTTCCCTGGTATAAACTACATCTATCAAGGAGTAGGAGTATCAATAGCACCTAACTTAGTAACAAACATTGTATTCGATTTCAGGGGATTCGATACATTAGGTGAATCTTTAATATTAGTAAGTGCTGTTGTAACAACAATGCTTGTATTTGGTAGAGGAAAAGTAAACCTTGGAGGCAAAGACGATGAGTGA
- the ehbF gene encoding energy conserving hydrogenase EhbF produces the protein MDGTIFIPLMVIIPIICAILVNLIHGTDKLTKIISVLGAICLPLVPIIATYGNHYFGGYQPLINGGLTAQLPAYANAIISGSVLEYFHPAITYAFGPGQQMILFILGIVAMCAVFISIAETRKTSGVYLYLLFMLSAALMAFVLTDDIFNLYVFFEIAALVQVGLILVSRVKGNYETGLKYMLLGEIGGSFLLLGIGLLLGLTGNVNISDMVMMIHSGAVDPTNPVLLFAAGMLIYGWLYATGLPPFNAIKSEVYSKGLPSGAMILQSFSVIGCITIGLTIIRIFGYLPTVQMVILAVSVLAMILGISMAMVQDDYKRIIAYLAVGELGYIGVGLGLGTPYSITAGLFQAVNELVVTSFLFIGFGLVLYKTKTSKISKLGGLLEHMPVAALLIVLAGFTMAGVPPFNVFQSKYMLCQAAMTAGIPELAIIMIILSIVTFLAFLKITYAIFLRPKPDDLEISSANVPKTTMAVMFLFLIICLVIGLCPDIVTSRLGVLALSALTL, from the coding sequence ATGGATGGAACAATCTTCATACCTCTAATGGTTATCATACCAATAATATGTGCTATATTAGTAAACCTTATACATGGTACAGATAAATTAACAAAAATTATATCAGTACTTGGTGCAATTTGTTTACCTTTAGTACCTATTATAGCAACATATGGAAATCATTACTTTGGTGGATATCAACCATTAATAAACGGCGGTTTAACAGCACAATTACCAGCATATGCTAATGCAATAATATCTGGTTCTGTATTAGAATATTTCCACCCAGCAATTACCTATGCATTTGGACCAGGTCAACAAATGATCTTATTCATATTAGGTATAGTTGCAATGTGTGCAGTATTCATATCAATCGCTGAAACAAGAAAAACATCTGGAGTATACTTATACTTATTATTCATGCTTTCAGCAGCATTAATGGCATTCGTATTAACAGATGATATATTCAACTTATACGTATTCTTTGAAATCGCAGCTCTAGTACAAGTAGGTTTAATACTCGTATCAAGAGTAAAAGGAAATTATGAAACTGGTTTAAAATACATGTTATTAGGAGAAATAGGTGGATCCTTCCTTTTATTAGGTATCGGTCTATTACTCGGTTTAACAGGTAACGTAAACATATCAGATATGGTAATGATGATACACAGTGGAGCAGTTGACCCAACTAACCCAGTATTATTATTCGCAGCAGGTATGTTAATCTATGGTTGGTTATATGCAACAGGATTACCACCATTCAACGCAATTAAATCAGAAGTTTACAGTAAAGGTTTACCTAGTGGTGCCATGATATTACAGTCATTCTCTGTAATAGGATGTATCACAATAGGTTTAACAATAATAAGAATATTCGGTTACTTACCAACAGTACAAATGGTAATTCTCGCAGTATCTGTATTAGCAATGATATTAGGTATCAGTATGGCTATGGTACAAGATGATTACAAACGTATCATCGCATACTTAGCAGTAGGAGAATTAGGTTATATTGGTGTAGGTTTAGGATTAGGAACCCCATACAGTATAACAGCTGGATTATTCCAAGCAGTAAACGAATTAGTAGTAACTTCATTCCTATTCATAGGATTTGGATTAGTATTATACAAAACCAAAACTAGTAAAATTAGTAAACTTGGTGGATTATTAGAACATATGCCTGTAGCAGCATTATTAATAGTATTAGCAGGATTCACAATGGCAGGAGTACCTCCATTCAATGTATTCCAAAGTAAATACATGTTATGTCAAGCTGCAATGACTGCAGGAATACCAGAATTAGCAATCATAATGATTATATTAAGTATTGTAACATTCTTAGCATTCTTAAAAATTACATATGCAATATTCCTCAGACCAAAACCAGACGATTTAGAAATATCCTCAGCTAATGTTCCAAAAACAACAATGGCTGTAATGTTCTTATTCCTAATCATTTGTCTCGTCATAGGTTTATGTCCTGACATAGTAACAAGCAGACTAGGTGTCCTAGCTTTATCCGCTTTAACATTATAA
- a CDS encoding DUF4040 domain-containing protein, with the protein MTDISFIVQSAIPWVLYIFTILGAIICLMQKDSLRMAVLTSITGFAIAAIYQVLLAPDVALTQAVVGAAIVPTLVALAILKTREEPVSKEDGDS; encoded by the coding sequence ATGACAGATATAAGTTTCATAGTACAAAGTGCAATACCTTGGGTTTTATATATCTTCACAATATTAGGAGCTATAATTTGTTTAATGCAAAAAGATTCCTTAAGAATGGCAGTTTTAACCAGTATTACAGGATTCGCAATTGCAGCAATTTATCAAGTGTTATTAGCACCTGATGTAGCTTTAACACAGGCAGTAGTAGGAGCAGCAATTGTTCCAACTTTAGTAGCTCTAGCAATATTAAAGACAAGAGAAGAACCTGTATCTAAAGAGGATGGTGATTCCTAA
- a CDS encoding cation:proton antiporter subunit C, producing MVFSSVQMGALITAALLMIIGTVGLVYLDDIIKKIIGASFIGDGVNLLLISLGYKANGITYIFLQNMEVNSFLGQSSYPLPFALVLTSIVIGASTLAVMLALTIVLYKRHGTLSASVLLNDKRFGEDNDE from the coding sequence ATGGTATTCAGTTCAGTACAAATGGGAGCATTAATTACAGCAGCATTATTAATGATTATTGGTACAGTAGGTTTAGTCTACTTAGATGATATAATTAAGAAAATCATAGGAGCATCATTTATAGGTGATGGAGTAAACCTTTTATTAATTTCATTAGGTTATAAAGCTAACGGAATAACATACATATTCTTACAGAATATGGAAGTTAACAGTTTCCTTGGTCAATCATCATATCCACTACCTTTCGCATTAGTATTAACTAGTATTGTAATTGGTGCAAGTACACTTGCAGTAATGTTAGCTTTAACAATAGTTTTATACAAAAGACACGGTACACTCAGCGCATCCGTCCTCTTAAATGATAAACGTTTTGGAGAGGATAATGATGAATAG
- a CDS encoding MnhB domain-containing protein, with product MSDLLKLIAYPLSFILIGYGAMTILGGHITPGGGFQGGAIMASGAILCILTYGLKDNPFNLSHTRMSIIESCGALGYVFLGLCGLFFSGSFLYNLGTNIYDLVPASTANIFNFPDALHAGIIPYLNIVVGLKVFIGLTTLVLLFYGVTKFHEDYVDDEEIE from the coding sequence ATGAGTGATCTTCTTAAACTAATAGCATATCCATTATCTTTTATATTAATTGGTTATGGAGCTATGACAATCTTGGGTGGACATATAACACCTGGAGGGGGTTTCCAGGGTGGAGCTATCATGGCTTCAGGAGCTATCTTATGTATCCTTACATACGGATTGAAAGATAATCCATTTAACCTATCACACACCAGAATGTCCATAATTGAAAGTTGTGGAGCATTAGGTTATGTATTCTTAGGTTTATGTGGTTTATTCTTCAGTGGTTCATTCCTTTACAACTTAGGAACAAACATATATGATCTTGTACCTGCAAGCACAGCTAACATATTTAATTTCCCTGATGCATTACACGCAGGAATAATACCATATTTAAACATTGTTGTAGGTTTAAAAGTATTTATAGGATTAACAACATTAGTACTTCTCTTCTATGGTGTAACAAAATTCCATGAAGATTATGTTGATGATGAGGAAATAGAATAG
- a CDS encoding energy-converting hydrogenase B subunit G, EhbG, which produces MYDKLIETLKSTFGADPEKTLVPGSTTSSVMSAELVLMASLLIAALTIRLVSPALMVVVEVALILIFLYATPLMPKLYKEHNDDLNNMMFYAVLALAIIAVVFYWGVL; this is translated from the coding sequence ATGTACGATAAATTAATAGAAACATTAAAAAGTACATTTGGGGCAGATCCTGAGAAAACATTAGTACCTGGATCAACAACATCATCAGTAATGTCTGCTGAATTAGTATTAATGGCATCATTATTAATTGCTGCATTAACTATTAGATTAGTAAGTCCTGCTTTGATGGTTGTTGTAGAAGTTGCATTAATATTAATATTCTTATATGCAACACCATTAATGCCTAAACTGTACAAAGAACATAACGATGACTTAAACAACATGATGTTTTATGCTGTTTTAGCATTAGCAATAATAGCAGTAGTATTTTACTGGGGGGTATTATAG
- a CDS encoding cation:proton antiporter (subunit G of antiporter complex involved in resistance to high concentrations of Na+, K+, Li+ and/or alkali) has product MADAGFNLALSVTIGDPIGVILGIIFIICGILVLITAKGLLCNTDDDVKYIVFGRLEILGIVDMVSVLVLILIGQPALGLVYFVLAPFATHAIASGHFRGEQGEQ; this is encoded by the coding sequence ATGGCAGACGCAGGATTTAATTTAGCACTATCTGTAACAATAGGTGATCCAATAGGCGTTATCCTAGGTATAATATTTATAATCTGTGGTATACTTGTATTAATTACAGCTAAAGGATTATTATGTAATACTGATGATGATGTAAAATACATTGTATTCGGTAGATTAGAAATATTAGGTATTGTAGACATGGTTAGTGTATTAGTTTTAATACTCATCGGACAACCAGCATTAGGACTAGTATACTTTGTATTAGCACCATTTGCTACACATGCAATAGCAAGTGGTCACTTCCGTGGAGAACAGGGGGAGCAATAA